The Sphingobacteriales bacterium nucleotide sequence AAAATAATCAAACAATATACTGATTCATTAACCCAAATAAGACCTAATGCAAAAATATTGGTAATGGGAGATTTGAATGATAACCCTACAGATGAAAGTATAGAAAAATATCTAAAAGGCGTTGATAAAAAAGAAAAAATGGATAATTCTAAATTTCTAAATCCATTTATAGATATGTATAAAAAAGGGTATGGTACATTAGCTCATAATGATGCATGGGGATTGTTTGACCAAATTTTATTATCAAATGCATGGATAGATACAAAACAAGAAGGTTGGTTCTATAAAAGCGCTTATATATTTAAGAAAGATTTTATGGTACAACTTAATGGAAAATACAAAGGATATCCAAAAAGATGTTGGAATTTTAACTTATATAATGCTGGCTATTCTGACCATTTTCCTACATATATTCAGTTATTACAAAAAATAAAATAAAAAAAGTTAGCTTAAATACTTGATTTATTAGTTCTAGAATTTTATCTTCGTATAAAAATAAATTGCTTATGATTAGATATTACATCATTTTATTTGTTTTATTGGTTACAAATATTACAATAAAAGCTCAAACTCCCGACTTAGTTAATTTTCAAGGAATCGCAAGAGATGCAAGTGGAAACATCTTACCTAACAAAAACATTAGTGTAAGACTATCTATCATTAATGATAATACAAGTGGCAATCTTTTGTATTCTGAAACAAGAAATATTACTACAAATATTCTTGGTTATTTTAATATCATTATTGGTGGAAGTGGAGCAATATCTACATCAGGTGTTTTTTCTGATATTGACTGGTCTAGTGAGAATAAATTTCTAAAAACTGAAATTGACCCAAATGGAGGAAGTTCTTTTATTAATCTAGGAACAACACAATTAATTAGCGTGCCCTATGCACTAAATTCAAAAACTGCAGAAGAACTGAGCCCAGAGGCTAAAATAAATTTAAATAATATTAGTCAAAATGGTGCATTAGCAGGACAAGTTATTAAATGGGATGGTACAAATTGGGTTGCTACTCAAGATTTACAATCAACGACAGGTTCTAATCTTATGGCTGGCACTGGTTTGTTTATAGATAACAACAATATTATATATAATATAGGAGATGGTGATAGCTCATCTACAAATGAGCTTCAAACTTTAAACCTAACAGGAACAACATTAAGTCTTTCTAATGGTAATAGCGTTATGCTACCTACTGGCACTACTTATTCTGCTGGCTCTGGTATTTCTATCACTGGTAATACTATTGCTGCTATTGATAATTCGGCAACGAATGAATTTCAAACTATTTCTAAAGCTGGAAGCACTATAACACTTTCTAATGGTGGTGGCTCTATTTCTGATAGAGATAGTCAAACACTTTCTATTTCTGGTACTACGCTTTCTATCTCTGGTGGTAATAATGTAACATTACCTACTGGTACTACTTATTCTGCTGGTTCTGGTATTTCTATCACTGGTAATACTATTGTCGCTATTGATAACTCGGCAACTAACGAAATTCAAACTATTTCTAAAGCTGGAAGCACTATAACACTTTCTAATGGTGGTGGCTCTATTTCTGATAGAGATAGTCAAACACTTTCTATTTCTGGTACTACGCTTTCCATCTCTGGTGGTAATAACGTAACATTACCTACTGGTACTACTTATTCTGCTGGTTCTGGTATTTCTATCACTGGTAATACTATCGCTGCTACTGATAGTTCTACTACTAATGAATTTCAAACTATTTCTAAAGCTGGAAGTACTATAACGCTTTCTAATGGTGGTGGTTCTATTTCTGATAGAGATAGTCAAACACTTTCTATTTCTGGTACTACGCTTTCCATCTCTGGTGGTAATAATGTAACATTACCTACTGGTACTACCTATAATGCTGGTTCTGGTATTTCTATATCTGGAAATACTATCGCTGCTACTGATAGTTCTACTACTAATGAAATTCAAACTATTTCTAAATCTGGAAGTACTATAACGCTTTCTAATGGTGGCGGTTCTATTTCTGATGCTGATGCACAAACTTTATCTATTTCTGGTACTACACTTTCTATCTCTGGTGGTAATAATGTAACATTACCTACTGGTACTACCTATAATGCTGGTTCTGGTATTTCTATATCTGGAAATACTATCGCTGCTACTGATAGTTCTACTACTAATGAAATTCAAACTATTTCTAAATCTGGAAGTACTATAACGCTTTCTAATGGTGGCGGTTCTATTTCTGATGCTGATGCACAAACTTTATCTATTTCTGGTACTACACTTTCTATCTCTGGTGGTAATAATGTAACATTACCTACTGGTACTACCTATAATGCTGGTTCTGGTATTTCTATATCTGGAAATACTATCGCTGCTACTGATAGTTCTACTACTAATGAAATTCAAACTATTTCTAAATCTGGAAGTACTATAACGCTTTCTAATGGTGGCGGTTCTATTTCTGATGCTGATGCACAAACTTTATCTATTTCTGGTACTACACTTTCTATCTCTGGTGGTAATAATGTAACATTACCTACTGGTACTACCTATAATGCTGGTTCTGGTATTTCTATATCTGGAAATACTATCAGCAATATTGGTGATAATGATGCAAGTAATGATATAACAACATCTACAACTGCTGGTGGTGATTTAAGTGGTACTTATCCAAATCCTAATGTTGTTAAGATACAAAACAGAACAGTATCTAGTACTGCACCAACGAATGGACAAGTTTTACAATGGAATCAAACAACATCACGTTGGGAACCAACAACGATATCTGGTGGAGCTAGTTTATGGACTGCAAATGGTAATGATATTTATAATAACAACACTCAAAACGTTGGTATTGGAATTAATCCTCCGCTTGCAAAGCTACACATAAGTAGCAACAGCAATAACACTACGGAAGGATTACTAATAGAAGAAACAGAAAACGATACCAATAGAGTTGGATTTAAGAATACAAATGGTGATGGTTGGATGCTAAAAGCATATACAGGTGGCACTGCTACAAATTCTTCTTTTTCAGTTTTCTCGGTAAAAGGTGGTGGAAATATTTTAAGAATGTCTGGTGATGGTAATTCTTATTTCTCTGGTGCTGTATTTACATCTTGTGGTATGCCAAGTTGTTCTGATGTTAGATATAAAAAAGACATTTACAAAATAAATAATTCTTTATCTAATTTAATGAAAATTAGAGGTGTGAATTATTATTTTAAATACAATGATTTTAAAGACAAAAACTTCTCTAAAGAAAAGCAAATTGGTTTTATTGCTCAAGAAATAGAAACAATATTTCCAGAGTTAGTTTTTACTGA carries:
- a CDS encoding tail fiber domain-containing protein encodes the protein MIRYYIILFVLLVTNITIKAQTPDLVNFQGIARDASGNILPNKNISVRLSIINDNTSGNLLYSETRNITTNILGYFNIIIGGSGAISTSGVFSDIDWSSENKFLKTEIDPNGGSSFINLGTTQLISVPYALNSKTAEELSPEAKINLNNISQNGALAGQVIKWDGTNWVATQDLQSTTGSNLMAGTGLFIDNNNIIYNIGDGDSSSTNELQTLNLTGTTLSLSNGNSVMLPTGTTYSAGSGISITGNTIAAIDNSATNEFQTISKAGSTITLSNGGGSISDRDSQTLSISGTTLSISGGNNVTLPTGTTYSAGSGISITGNTIVAIDNSATNEIQTISKAGSTITLSNGGGSISDRDSQTLSISGTTLSISGGNNVTLPTGTTYSAGSGISITGNTIAATDSSTTNEFQTISKAGSTITLSNGGGSISDRDSQTLSISGTTLSISGGNNVTLPTGTTYNAGSGISISGNTIAATDSSTTNEIQTISKSGSTITLSNGGGSISDADAQTLSISGTTLSISGGNNVTLPTGTTYNAGSGISISGNTIAATDSSTTNEIQTISKSGSTITLSNGGGSISDADAQTLSISGTTLSISGGNNVTLPTGTTYNAGSGISISGNTIAATDSSTTNEIQTISKSGSTITLSNGGGSISDADAQTLSISGTTLSISGGNNVTLPTGTTYNAGSGISISGNTISNIGDNDASNDITTSTTAGGDLSGTYPNPNVVKIQNRTVSSTAPTNGQVLQWNQTTSRWEPTTISGGASLWTANGNDIYNNNTQNVGIGINPPLAKLHISSNSNNTTEGLLIEETENDTNRVGFKNTNGDGWMLKAYTGGTATNSSFSVFSVKGGGNILRMSGDGNSYFSGAVFTSCGMPSCSDVRYKKDIYKINNSLSNLMKIRGVNYYFKYNDFKDKNFSKEKQIGFIAQEIETIFPELVFTDEDGYKSVDYAKITPVLVEAIKELKNEIDGLRNENNTLKAEINDRLLNLEKVILL